A stretch of the Teredinibacter haidensis genome encodes the following:
- a CDS encoding pseudouridine synthase has translation MKSTHSRLDRLISQHTQTPLGDVRLLLAKKQITVDGSIAHDRKMIVNQFSHITLSGEVLQDKKPRYIMLNKPKAVVCATTDKQHKTVIDLLNTPNKNELHIAGRLDFNSTGIVLLTNDGTWSRALFSPENHITKHYQVTLSKPITDGMVKAFSQGIYFAYEKLTTRPAKLTPTNTHTAIVELVEGRYHQIKRMFGHFQSEVLTLHRFRVGNIMLRELDEAGYRDLTKEELEQ, from the coding sequence ATGAAATCCACGCACTCACGGCTCGACCGCCTGATTAGTCAGCACACCCAAACACCCCTCGGTGACGTGCGGCTGCTACTGGCAAAAAAACAGATCACGGTGGATGGAAGTATCGCTCACGATAGAAAAATGATCGTGAACCAGTTTTCACACATAACGCTTAGCGGCGAAGTTCTGCAAGACAAAAAGCCACGCTATATTATGCTCAACAAGCCGAAAGCGGTGGTTTGTGCAACCACAGACAAGCAACACAAAACCGTTATCGATCTACTCAATACCCCCAATAAAAACGAACTCCATATCGCAGGCCGACTAGATTTTAACTCAACAGGAATCGTACTCCTCACCAACGACGGCACCTGGTCGCGTGCCTTGTTTTCGCCAGAAAATCATATCACCAAGCACTATCAGGTAACGCTCAGCAAGCCGATTACAGACGGCATGGTAAAGGCTTTTTCCCAAGGCATTTACTTTGCCTACGAAAAACTCACGACCCGCCCCGCCAAACTCACCCCAACCAATACGCACACAGCCATCGTCGAACTCGTTGAAGGCCGTTACCATCAAATAAAAAGAATGTTCGGCCACTTTCAAAGTGAAGTATTAACCCTTCATCGTTTTAGAGTAGGCAATATTATGTTGCGTGAACTAGATGAAGCGGGATATAGAGATTTAACGAAAGAGGAACTAGAGCAATAG
- a CDS encoding response regulator — translation MTGSNKEMYSSGEVARLCGVSLRTVLNWIAKGWLEAHQLPGARGDNRIMRGDLIAFMNAHKMPLPDIFQPTLRSALVVDDEIPMANAIKRILRGKGFEVSVANDGFSAGLFYASQKPALMTLDLQMPTMDGFQVLEKVAAEKCGKIVVISGLDKQALSKTLSMGADAVLQKPFENEQLEALLETWFTEPSPG, via the coding sequence ATGACCGGTTCTAATAAAGAGATGTACAGCTCTGGCGAGGTTGCCCGCCTGTGTGGCGTATCGCTGCGTACCGTGCTGAATTGGATTGCTAAAGGCTGGCTCGAGGCACACCAGCTGCCCGGCGCGCGAGGGGACAACCGCATTATGCGGGGTGACCTTATTGCCTTTATGAACGCACACAAAATGCCCCTGCCGGACATCTTTCAGCCGACGCTACGCTCAGCGCTTGTGGTAGACGATGAAATACCGATGGCCAATGCCATAAAGCGTATTTTACGCGGCAAGGGCTTTGAGGTTTCGGTCGCCAACGATGGCTTTAGCGCGGGTCTGTTTTATGCGAGCCAGAAGCCCGCACTAATGACGCTGGATTTACAGATGCCAACGATGGACGGCTTTCAGGTGTTGGAAAAAGTCGCCGCCGAAAAGTGCGGAAAAATCGTTGTTATATCGGGGTTAGATAAACAAGCCCTGTCAAAAACCCTGTCGATGGGGGCCGATGCAGTACTGCAGAAACCGTTTGAAAATGAGCAACTAGAGGCGTTGCTCGAGACGTGGTTTACAGAACCGTCGCCCGGCTAG
- a CDS encoding heme NO-binding domain-containing protein, which produces MKGAVFIALNDMIETEYGINAWESILDKVKPESEGIYASASSYRDEEVVDLVVAIAEYLGADPHLVTRKFGHYLFSQLNSKFPIFTSLHTQYFNFLSSIEGVIHKEVRKLYQDAALPSIRCDQLNDSHIQMHYSSPRKLCFLAEGLVSGAAEHYGVNVDINQQQCVHKGANTCIIDIKLV; this is translated from the coding sequence ATGAAAGGCGCTGTATTTATCGCCCTCAACGATATGATTGAAACCGAGTATGGAATTAATGCATGGGAGAGCATACTCGACAAAGTAAAACCCGAATCAGAGGGCATTTACGCATCCGCATCCAGTTACAGAGATGAAGAAGTTGTCGATTTGGTGGTGGCCATTGCGGAATATCTGGGTGCCGACCCCCACTTGGTTACGCGAAAATTTGGCCACTACCTGTTTAGCCAGCTCAACTCAAAATTCCCCATATTCACCAGCCTGCACACGCAATATTTCAATTTTCTCTCCAGTATTGAAGGCGTGATTCACAAAGAAGTGAGAAAGCTTTATCAGGATGCGGCACTGCCCAGTATTCGCTGTGATCAACTCAACGATAGCCATATACAAATGCACTACTCTTCACCGAGAAAACTCTGCTTTCTGGCGGAAGGTCTGGTGAGTGGAGCTGCGGAACATTACGGCGTCAATGTCGATATTAATCAACAGCAATGCGTCCATAAGGGCGCTAACACCTGTATTATTGATATTAAACTGGTATGA
- a CDS encoding HD domain-containing phosphohydrolase: MQITHLPPCILFVDDEIPILRAMKRLARDEQWQVHCASSAEQGLEIIKRHAVDVVVSDMRMPGMDGAEFLSQVRRERPNTERILITGYSDIHALEKVVNEAKIFNYISKPWDDQVLTSVIQSAIEFQASQKERRRLEKLTSTQNRKLGRLALSLDCRVKEKDIEVQQALSLLQTEHERAQSRARQLLHAVSNLVELSGKGDGNAQFITDSAAKVASQLTLPERDLDNLLLASQLHNIGSLATADYWSYRVISDMDDNELKRYQAQIKLSEAVLSGLNSLAGVAEIIGKHKEHLDGSGYPRGLSAEAIPLGARIMCVVTEYVLLCEGRRTKGVAGHKAARRYIENLVGTNFDKGVVGAFFFIVDENTLRRDSTILTKDQQQLIPGMVLAANIYTPNDVLLLKSGTTLSSAHIDKLWVYENSTGDHLDIHVCRPFS; the protein is encoded by the coding sequence ATGCAAATCACTCATTTGCCGCCCTGTATTCTGTTTGTAGATGACGAAATTCCGATTTTGAGAGCCATGAAGCGCCTCGCCCGCGACGAACAGTGGCAGGTTCATTGCGCCAGCTCGGCCGAGCAGGGGCTCGAGATCATTAAGAGACATGCTGTAGATGTGGTTGTCTCCGATATGCGTATGCCGGGTATGGATGGTGCGGAATTTCTCTCGCAAGTGCGGCGCGAACGGCCCAACACGGAACGGATATTGATTACCGGGTACTCGGATATCCATGCCCTGGAAAAGGTCGTCAACGAAGCGAAGATTTTTAATTACATCTCAAAGCCGTGGGATGATCAGGTGCTCACTAGCGTTATCCAGAGCGCTATTGAATTCCAAGCCTCGCAGAAAGAGCGTCGCCGCCTGGAAAAACTTACCAGCACACAGAATCGCAAGCTTGGACGCTTGGCGCTCAGCCTAGACTGCCGGGTGAAGGAAAAGGATATAGAAGTACAGCAGGCGCTATCGCTCCTGCAAACGGAGCACGAACGCGCGCAATCACGAGCTCGCCAGCTATTACACGCCGTGTCGAACCTGGTTGAACTCAGCGGCAAGGGTGATGGCAATGCGCAATTTATTACGGATAGCGCCGCCAAGGTTGCGAGCCAGCTAACACTACCGGAAAGGGATCTCGACAATTTACTGCTGGCTAGCCAGCTCCATAATATAGGTAGCCTGGCCACCGCAGATTATTGGTCTTACCGTGTTATTTCAGATATGGATGACAACGAACTGAAACGTTACCAAGCCCAGATCAAACTTAGTGAAGCGGTGCTCAGCGGTTTAAATTCCCTGGCTGGGGTGGCGGAGATTATCGGTAAGCATAAAGAACATCTGGATGGTAGCGGCTACCCTCGCGGCTTAAGCGCCGAAGCGATACCGCTGGGCGCCAGAATTATGTGTGTGGTAACAGAATACGTGCTGCTTTGCGAAGGCCGACGCACGAAAGGCGTTGCCGGACACAAAGCTGCCCGACGCTATATCGAAAACTTAGTCGGCACCAACTTCGACAAAGGTGTCGTCGGGGCTTTCTTCTTTATCGTCGATGAAAACACCTTACGCCGGGACTCAACTATACTCACCAAAGACCAGCAACAGCTGATACCCGGGATGGTCTTGGCGGCGAACATTTATACCCCCAACGATGTGCTACTTCTTAAGTCGGGAACCACGCTAAGCTCAGCCCATATCGATAAACTTTGGGTTTACGAAAACAGTACTGGTGATCATTTGGATATTCACGTCTGTAGACCGTTTAGCTAG